A genomic segment from Chitinophaga niabensis encodes:
- a CDS encoding DUF5362 family protein — METPNLFELSIDEASSGFLNETSRWAKFLSIVGFVMVGFMVLISLSIIGLGSSNALIEASFQNAGYSSPMMVGVIYLVMAVISIFPYLYLFQFGSRMKAALHGSDQNALNSAFSSLKSSFKFVGVFTIIMLAFLILAFVVMIVVAVTGGV; from the coding sequence ATGGAAACACCAAACTTATTCGAACTCTCTATCGATGAAGCATCTTCCGGCTTTTTAAATGAAACCAGCCGCTGGGCTAAATTTCTTTCTATTGTGGGTTTTGTGATGGTGGGTTTTATGGTGCTGATCAGCCTTTCCATCATCGGGTTAGGTAGTTCAAACGCCTTGATCGAAGCCAGCTTTCAAAACGCGGGATATAGCAGTCCTATGATGGTTGGGGTCATTTATCTTGTTATGGCGGTTATTTCTATTTTCCCTTATCTGTACCTTTTTCAGTTTGGCAGCAGAATGAAGGCAGCTTTACATGGTTCTGATCAGAATGCATTGAACAGCGCCTTTTCCAGTCTGAAATCCAGTTTTAAATTTGTAGGCGTATTTACGATCATTATGCTTGCATTTTTAATACTGGCTTTTGTGGTGATGATCGTAGTAGCCGTAACAGGCGGTGTTTAA
- a CDS encoding RagB/SusD family nutrient uptake outer membrane protein, with product MTNKRYYSSLLAICLIIAASACTKINDYLDKAESGGVTEQALFADYVQVEGYLANMYATTIGAGDWMPQTTFTYAAASDDAKCPYNFSYGTINYNNGTLSPTNNPIDIWNGAYQNIRKANTFLKYIDNVPAKTAIQIDSKPRMKGEGFFMRAWCYAELMKRYGGVPLIDRVLSIDENLNIPRNTVAEVVDFIAKDIDSALVYLPLSYPAVNLGRITKGAAMMLKARVYLYAASPLHNPTNNRDLWKRAADAHKAVMDLKVYTLDDNYKTVLHVRNSAEIIMQSTINQVWQVVAQDWVRHTEPPSQGGGWGNLQPSQNLVDEFEMANGKMITESGSGYDANNPYAGRDPRFAQSIIYNGSKWAGATINTFVGAGVDGLNTNTASTQTGYYTAKLLDENATLITSYRPGNHYWVFMRYAETLLGYAEALNESSDAPPQEVYDVLNLVRDRKNVKMPPVPAGLSKDEMRLRIRHERRIELCMEPHRFWDVRRWRIGQEVFKDIYGMRITKPTSTTFKYEKFLVEARTYRPAFDLFPIPQGEMERNKALVQNPGY from the coding sequence ATGACAAACAAAAGATATTACAGCAGCCTGTTGGCCATCTGCCTCATCATTGCCGCATCTGCCTGTACAAAGATCAATGATTACCTGGACAAGGCAGAGTCCGGCGGTGTAACGGAACAGGCCTTGTTTGCAGACTATGTACAGGTAGAAGGTTACCTGGCCAATATGTATGCCACCACCATTGGTGCGGGCGACTGGATGCCGCAGACTACCTTTACCTATGCAGCAGCATCTGATGATGCCAAATGCCCTTACAATTTCTCCTATGGTACCATCAACTATAATAATGGAACCTTATCGCCTACCAATAACCCGATAGACATCTGGAACGGGGCTTACCAGAACATCCGTAAAGCCAATACCTTTCTGAAGTATATTGACAATGTGCCTGCCAAAACGGCCATTCAGATAGACAGCAAACCCCGTATGAAAGGAGAAGGTTTCTTCATGCGTGCATGGTGTTATGCTGAACTGATGAAACGTTATGGCGGCGTGCCTTTGATAGACAGGGTGCTGAGCATTGATGAGAACCTGAACATCCCGCGTAATACCGTGGCGGAAGTAGTGGATTTCATTGCAAAGGACATAGACAGTGCGCTCGTTTACCTGCCATTATCTTATCCCGCAGTGAACTTAGGCCGCATCACAAAAGGTGCCGCCATGATGCTGAAAGCAAGGGTATACCTCTATGCTGCCAGCCCGCTGCATAACCCAACCAATAACCGCGATCTCTGGAAGAGAGCGGCGGATGCACACAAAGCGGTGATGGACCTGAAAGTGTATACACTCGATGATAATTATAAGACCGTACTGCATGTACGCAATTCTGCCGAGATCATTATGCAATCCACCATCAACCAGGTATGGCAGGTAGTAGCCCAGGATTGGGTACGCCATACAGAACCTCCCAGCCAGGGAGGCGGATGGGGGAATTTACAACCTTCACAGAACCTGGTAGATGAATTCGAAATGGCCAATGGTAAAATGATCACAGAAAGCGGATCAGGTTATGATGCCAACAATCCCTATGCAGGCCGCGATCCCCGTTTTGCACAATCCATTATCTACAATGGCAGCAAATGGGCCGGTGCTACGATCAACACTTTTGTGGGTGCCGGGGTGGATGGTTTAAATACCAATACTGCTTCCACGCAAACCGGTTACTACACCGCCAAACTGCTGGATGAAAATGCTACACTGATCACATCTTACCGCCCCGGTAACCACTACTGGGTATTTATGCGTTACGCGGAAACCCTGCTTGGTTATGCTGAAGCGCTGAATGAATCTTCTGATGCGCCGCCACAGGAAGTATATGATGTACTGAACCTGGTGCGCGACAGGAAGAATGTAAAAATGCCACCTGTACCTGCCGGGTTAAGCAAAGACGAAATGCGCCTCCGCATCCGCCACGAGCGCAGGATAGAGTTATGTATGGAGCCCCACCGTTTCTGGGATGTAAGAAGGTGGCGTATTGGCCAGGAAGTGTTTAAAGACATCTATGGCATGCGTATCACCAAACCTACCAGCACTACATTCAAGTACGAAAAGTTCCTGGTAGAAGCACGCACTTACAGACCGGCCTTCGACCTGTTTCCTATACCACAGGGAGAAATGGAGCGTAACAAAGCATTGGTACAAAATCCGGGTTACTAA
- a CDS encoding BT_3987 domain-containing protein — MKRILYFTILLAACNKKELIKQPEQYAKIYMPQATEYPASRPLIMADTLQTIIMGAAYGGVDDQPNLINVHFAVNNALVDTFNKKNNTAYLPMPAGSYQVDAMDAVIHPKDFSSNALKIRVKTVGGLSSKTNYLLPVTLESATPSLKVNEQLRTAYFLIRADYAEFARARWKVVSASSSESPNTGEKAWDNVLTTSWHTQWKAAQPKHPHTLVVDMDTTVMLHGFYTLPSAVATGNPQNLSVELSKDGTTWSSATDFTFVNTYDKQYAYLPAPQEARYYRITVSASFGATHFTHIAEWGAF; from the coding sequence ATGAAAAGGATCCTCTATTTCACAATATTACTGGCTGCCTGTAACAAGAAAGAACTCATTAAACAGCCGGAACAATACGCAAAGATCTATATGCCGCAGGCTACGGAATACCCTGCTTCCCGCCCGCTTATTATGGCAGATACACTGCAAACCATTATAATGGGTGCTGCCTATGGTGGTGTGGACGACCAGCCTAATCTCATCAATGTTCATTTTGCGGTGAACAACGCGCTGGTAGATACCTTCAATAAAAAGAACAACACCGCTTATCTTCCCATGCCTGCCGGTAGTTACCAGGTAGATGCCATGGATGCGGTGATCCATCCAAAGGATTTCAGCAGCAATGCGCTAAAGATCAGGGTAAAAACAGTGGGGGGCTTATCTTCCAAAACAAACTACCTGTTGCCGGTAACGCTGGAATCTGCCACGCCTTCCTTAAAAGTGAATGAGCAGTTACGTACGGCGTATTTCCTGATCCGGGCGGATTATGCAGAGTTTGCACGCGCCCGCTGGAAGGTGGTGAGCGCATCTTCTTCAGAATCACCTAATACGGGAGAAAAAGCCTGGGATAATGTATTGACCACTTCCTGGCATACACAATGGAAAGCCGCGCAACCGAAACATCCGCATACCCTGGTAGTGGATATGGATACTACGGTGATGCTGCATGGTTTTTACACACTGCCTTCCGCTGTGGCAACCGGTAACCCGCAGAACCTCAGCGTGGAGCTGAGCAAAGATGGCACTACCTGGAGCAGTGCTACAGACTTCACCTTTGTGAATACTTATGATAAGCAATACGCCTACCTGCCTGCGCCACAGGAGGCCCGTTATTACAGGATAACCGTTTCTGCCAGCTTTGGAGCTACTCACTTTACGCATATAGCGGAATGGGGGGCATTTTAA